In the genome of Sphingomonas alpina, the window GTCGGCAGCCACGCAATCTCCGCCGGATCGAGGCCGAGCGAGCCCTGCAAGGTCGTGGTGTTGACCGAGATCAGCGCATTGCCGAGCCCGCCGGTCAGCCCGACCAGGATCGCGATCGCACCATAAGCGAAGCGCCGCCCGGTCGGATGAGCAGGCGATGCCGGCGATCCCGGCATCATCGCGCGTTCGTGCGGCGCGAAGGTCCATTGTTCCTCAGTGAAGAAAGTGCGGAGACGGCGCGCGAACATTGTTACGTTATACGCACGATCGGCCAAAAAGGATCATGGAATTCCCGTCTCCTTCTATGCATCACCCTGCCGTTCGTTTCGAGCGAAGTCGAGAAACTGAGCGCAACTATTGTGGTTTGTTTCTCGACTTCGCTCGAAACAAACGGGGAAAGACGGGAAAGAGAGCGCCTCCCGCGCACTGGCTTGCGGAGGAGCTGATCGCTAGGGATGCGCCATGATCCGCCCTGCCCCCAACGTCACCCGCGCCTATCTCATGCTCGCAATCGTAATGCTGTTCTGGGCGGGCAATTCGATCGTCGCACGGGCAGTGAAGGACGATATCCCGCCCTTTACCCTCGCCTTCGTACGCTGGACCGGCGCGCTGATCATCCTGTTGCCGATCGCATGGGCCTCGCTGCGCCGCGACCGCGCGGCGCTGCTCGCGGGATGGCGGCCGGTGCTGCTGCTCGGCCTGGTCGGCGTCGCGGGGTTCAACGGTTTCCTCTATTGGGGCCTTCATCATACCACCGCGACCAACGGGTTGCTGCTGCAGGCGGCGATCCCGGCACTGGTGCTGGTGTGCAATGCGGTCTTTTTCCGCGAGCGCGCCGGGGAATGGCAGGTCGGCGGCGTCATCCTGTCGACACTCGGCGTGGCAGTGGTCGTGGTCCGCGCCGACCTGCAAGTGTTGGCGAGGCTGCAGCTTGGCTTTGGCGATCTGCTGATCCTGTGCGCGGTGCTTGCCTGGGCGATCTATACCAGCCTGTTGCGTATCCGGCCGGCAATCCACCAGCTGACCTTCCTGTCCGTCACCTTCACCATCGCGGCCCTGACGATGCTGCCGCTCGCGCTTTCCGAATGGCGCGCCGTTGCAGACATCACATGGCGGCCGGCGGTGATCGGCGCGTTCGCCTATGTTGCGATCCTGCCGTCGGTGGTAGCCTATTTCCTGTTCAACTCAGCGGTCGACGAGATCGGTGCGGCACGCGCCGGCCAGACGATCAGCCTGATGCCATTGTTCGGCGCGGGGCTGGCGGCGGCTCTGCTCGGCGAGGCGCTCCATCCCTATCACATCGCCGGCATGGTGTTGATCCTGAGCGGCATCGCGATGGCGGCATTGCTCCACCGCGAGACGGCCCAGGCGGGATAAGCCTCTCCCCTCCGTTCGGGCGGAGCCTGTCGAAGCCCATGTGCCGTGATGCCCTTCGACAGGCTCAGGGCTACTGCCGTTCAATCCCGCGCTAAGGCTTGACCCGCACGGTTGCCGTCACCGACAGCCCGGGGCGCAGCCGCGCAAGCATTGCCTGTCCCGGATCAAGCGCGATACGCACCGGCACGCGCTGCACGATCTTGGTGAAATTGCCCGATCCAGGCTCGAACGGCAGCAGCGCGAATTCCGAACCCGAGGCCGGCGCGAAGCTGTCGATCCGCCCGCTCAGTGCTTCGCCGCCCAGCGCGTCGACCTTCACCTGCGCGCGCTGGCCGATCAGCATCCGGCCGGTCTGAGTCTCCTTGAAGTTGGCGACCACATAGAGACCGGCCTGCGGCACGATGGTCAGCAAGCGCGTGCCCGGCTGGACCAGGTCGCCGGTCTGCGCCTGACGATTGCCGATCGTGCCCGAGACCGCCGCGCGCACAAAGGCATAGCCGCGATCCTGCTGCGCCAGCCTCAGGCTGGCCCGCGCGCGCGCCGCCACCGCTTGCGCCTTGGCCAGATCGGCCTCGAGCGCGGCACGCCGGACACTCGTCGCCGACGCTCTGTCGCGACTGACCGCCAGGCTGGCGACGCTGCGGCGCTGTTGCGCCCGCGCATCCACCGCCGCCGCCGCGATACGTTCGGCATCGCGCTGAGTCACGAAGCCGCGCTCCGCCAGTGCCTGATAGCGCACGGTGTCTGCTTCGGCGCGGCGGCGTTCGGCGTCAGCCGAGGCGATCGTACTTTGCGCCACTTCGACGTCCGCTTCGGCAACCTGCCGGTCGGCGACGAACGTGACGAGCGCGGCCCTTGCGCTGGCGACGCCGGCATCGGCATCGCTGACCGAGGCCTGGGCAACCGCCAGTTTCGCATCATATTCCTGCGGATCGATCCGGATCAGCGGGTCGCCGGCGCGGACCTGCTGGTTGTCGCGCACCAGCATTTCGGTGACGGTGCCGCCAACCCGTGCCGAGACGATGGTCGTATCGGCACGCAGATAGGCATTGTCGGTGCTTTCGCTTGCGCCGGGCATCGCGATCCAGGTTGCGCCAGCGCCGGCGAGCAGGACAGCGCCAGCACCAACGACCAGCGCACGGGGCAGCTTGCGCTTTGCCTTTACGGGCACGTCGAGCGGCATGGTAATGGCGTTCATGGCGTGATCACCAGCAAGGTCGAGGTGGCAGATGCAAGCAGACGGCCATTGGCGTCGGTCAGCTTCGCCTCGGCAAAGGCGACACGGCGCCCGAACGCAGTGATCGTCCCTTCGGCACGGACCGGCCCGGTGTCGGCGGTCATCGCGCGGTGGTACGACACTTTGAGCTCGAGCGTGGTGTAGCTTTGTCCGGGCGCGAGCTTCGAGTGGGTCGCGATGCCGCACGCCGAATCGAGCAGGGTCGCGGCATAGCCGCCATGTACCGTGCCGAGCGGATTATAGGTCCGCCCATCGGGATCGCCTTCGAACACCGCACGACCATCCCCCACTTCGACCAACGAGAAATCGAGCGTCCGGCCGATCGGTGGCTGCGCATCGGTGGCGATCATCCGGCGCAATTGCTCCAGTCCGCTGAGGTCGCTCATTCCGCCACCTCCAGCCCGAAGCGCTGCCGCAGCATGGCTGCAGCATTTTCGAGGATCGCATCGGATTGCGCCGCGTCATCTACCGCGCGCGCCAGCGATACCGCACCGACCATTTCCGACAGCATGGAGGATGCCGCAACCGTCGCATCGGCGATACCGTGCCGGTCGAGCGCGTCGGCCAGCCGCCCGGTCAGCGCAGCAACGCCTTCGCCGAAGCGGGCACGCGGGATCGGATCGAGCCGCGCCAGATCGGACGACAAGGCAGGCAATGGGCAGCCGCGCTCGCGCGTGTCGCGGTGGCGCGGCGAAAGGTAGAAATCGAGATAGAGGCGCAGCGCGGCGGCCGGATCGCTTTCCGCCATCGCCTTGTCGAAGCGGCCCCGCGCATCGTCGAACATGGTGCCGATCGCCTCAGCGATCAGTTCGTCCTTCGATTTGAAATGGGCATAGAAACCGCCATGGGTCAGCCCGGCGCGCGCCATGATCCCGGCGACTGCGATGCCGCCCGGCCCCTTGGCACGGATATCCCGCGCGGCCTCCGTCAGCACGCGCTTGCGCGTCTCGCTCTTATGATCGCTGTCGTAGCGCATCTTGTCGTCTCCGTTTATATGATGCATATAATATAATGATGCCCCGGCGTGCAAGGGGTCCCGCAAGAGAGCCCATGTCCGACGCCGCCGCTTCCCCTGCCCCTCCGGCCATCAACCCGATGGCGCTGCCCGACCGGATCAAGTTCCTGATCTTCGGCGTGATGGCCTTCGGCCAGTTCATGGCGCTGATCGATATCCAGATCGTCGCGTCGTCGCTGAACGAGGTGCGCGCCGGCCTGTCCGCCAGCGCCGACGAAATCAGCTGGGTGCAGACCGCCTATCTGATGGCCGAGCTGGTGATGATCCCGTTCGCCGCCTTTCTCGCGCAGTCGATGTCGACGCGCTGGCTGTTCGCGCTGTCGGCCGGGCTGTTCACGCTGGCGAGTGCGCTCTGTGGCCTGGCGTGGAGCATCGAATCGATGATCGCATTCCGCGCGCTGCAGGGCTTCGTCGGCGGGGCAATGGTGCCGACCGTGTTCGCGACCGGCTTTGCCATGTTCGAGGGCAAGCAGCGCGCGATGATCCCGGCGATCCTCGGCATGGTCTCGGTGCTCGCGCCGACGCTCGGGCCGACGCTCGGCGGGTGGATCACCGATGCGTTCGGCTGGCGCTGGGTCTTCTATATCAACATCGTTCCGGGCACATTGGTGTGCCTGCTCGCGATCGCCTTTATCCGCGTCGATCGCGCCAATCCGTCGATGCTCAAGCGGATCGACTGGGTCCATCTCGCGGCGATGGCGGTGTTCCTTGGCGGGCTCGAATATGTCCTGGAGGAAGGTCCACGCAACGACTGGTTCGAGGACAGCGCAATCGCCACCGGTGCCTGGTTCTCGTTCGTCGCGTTCCTGCTGTTCCTCGAACGGTCGATCCGCTCGCCCAGCCCGATCGTCAAC includes:
- a CDS encoding PaaI family thioesterase, encoding MSDLSGLEQLRRMIATDAQPPIGRTLDFSLVEVGDGRAVFEGDPDGRTYNPLGTVHGGYAATLLDSACGIATHSKLAPGQSYTTLELKVSYHRAMTADTGPVRAEGTITAFGRRVAFAEAKLTDANGRLLASATSTLLVITP
- a CDS encoding HlyD family secretion protein, producing MNAITMPLDVPVKAKRKLPRALVVGAGAVLLAGAGATWIAMPGASESTDNAYLRADTTIVSARVGGTVTEMLVRDNQQVRAGDPLIRIDPQEYDAKLAVAQASVSDADAGVASARAALVTFVADRQVAEADVEVAQSTIASADAERRRAEADTVRYQALAERGFVTQRDAERIAAAAVDARAQQRRSVASLAVSRDRASATSVRRAALEADLAKAQAVAARARASLRLAQQDRGYAFVRAAVSGTIGNRQAQTGDLVQPGTRLLTIVPQAGLYVVANFKETQTGRMLIGQRAQVKVDALGGEALSGRIDSFAPASGSEFALLPFEPGSGNFTKIVQRVPVRIALDPGQAMLARLRPGLSVTATVRVKP
- a CDS encoding DMT family transporter; its protein translation is MIRPAPNVTRAYLMLAIVMLFWAGNSIVARAVKDDIPPFTLAFVRWTGALIILLPIAWASLRRDRAALLAGWRPVLLLGLVGVAGFNGFLYWGLHHTTATNGLLLQAAIPALVLVCNAVFFRERAGEWQVGGVILSTLGVAVVVVRADLQVLARLQLGFGDLLILCAVLAWAIYTSLLRIRPAIHQLTFLSVTFTIAALTMLPLALSEWRAVADITWRPAVIGAFAYVAILPSVVAYFLFNSAVDEIGAARAGQTISLMPLFGAGLAAALLGEALHPYHIAGMVLILSGIAMAALLHRETAQAG
- a CDS encoding DHA2 family efflux MFS transporter permease subunit, whose translation is MSDAAASPAPPAINPMALPDRIKFLIFGVMAFGQFMALIDIQIVASSLNEVRAGLSASADEISWVQTAYLMAELVMIPFAAFLAQSMSTRWLFALSAGLFTLASALCGLAWSIESMIAFRALQGFVGGAMVPTVFATGFAMFEGKQRAMIPAILGMVSVLAPTLGPTLGGWITDAFGWRWVFYINIVPGTLVCLLAIAFIRVDRANPSMLKRIDWVHLAAMAVFLGGLEYVLEEGPRNDWFEDSAIATGAWFSFVAFLLFLERSIRSPSPIVNLSPFRRPTFIFACVFNLVIGFGLYSATYLVPLFLGQVRGYNASEIGTTVFIAGVVQMLGVPIAAGLSQRVDPRIVITFGLSLFALGLWLFSYMTPEWGFAALFWPQAVRSFAIMLCIVPSVNLALTGFAGPELRYASGLFNLMRNLGGAIGIALVNTWLQDGARLHALRMSETLGSIGDGAAVMVARLAARFSQTTPDPDRALLMAKATLGHVVGGEALTLAFNDVFRIMAWLFIAALVLVPFCRPAKQG
- a CDS encoding TetR/AcrR family transcriptional regulator — protein: MRYDSDHKSETRKRVLTEAARDIRAKGPGGIAVAGIMARAGLTHGGFYAHFKSKDELIAEAIGTMFDDARGRFDKAMAESDPAAALRLYLDFYLSPRHRDTRERGCPLPALSSDLARLDPIPRARFGEGVAALTGRLADALDRHGIADATVAASSMLSEMVGAVSLARAVDDAAQSDAILENAAAMLRQRFGLEVAE